A section of the Mesorhizobium loti genome encodes:
- the lpdA gene encoding dihydrolipoyl dehydrogenase, whose amino-acid sequence MKEISCKLLVIGAGPGGYICAIRAGQLGVDTVIVEAGKPGGTCLNVGCIPSKALIHAAEEFEKVSHMAGGKSPLGISVTAPALDLARTVAWKDGIVSRLNSGVAGLLKKAGVKTVQGWATFRDGKTVEVETETGSQMIHAETIVIATGSAPVELPFLPFGGPVISSTQALALSEVPRKLAVVGGGYIGLELGMAFAKMGAKVTVVEALPRVLAQYDAELTRPVVKRLAALGIEVMTDAKAKGLSTKGDALLVETADRKSAKVAADKILVTVGRKPVTEGWGLDQIDLDMSGKFIKVDDQCRTSMRGIFAIGDVTGEPMLAHRAMAQGEMVAEIVAGHKRGWDKRSIPAVCFTDPELVTSGLSPEEAKAQGEVKIGLFPFAANGRAMTKMGEDGFVRVVARADNHLVLGIQAVGQGVSELSAAFGLALEMGARLEDIAGTIHAHPTQGEGFQEAALKALGHALHI is encoded by the coding sequence ATGAAAGAAATCTCCTGCAAGCTGCTCGTCATAGGCGCCGGTCCGGGCGGCTATATCTGCGCCATCCGTGCCGGCCAGCTCGGCGTCGATACGGTCATCGTAGAAGCGGGCAAGCCCGGCGGCACCTGCCTCAATGTCGGCTGCATTCCGTCGAAGGCGCTGATCCATGCGGCGGAGGAGTTCGAGAAAGTGTCGCACATGGCTGGCGGCAAGAGCCCGCTCGGCATTTCGGTCACCGCGCCCGCGCTCGACCTTGCCAGGACCGTCGCCTGGAAGGACGGCATTGTCAGCCGGCTCAACAGCGGCGTTGCCGGCCTGCTCAAGAAGGCTGGCGTGAAGACCGTGCAGGGCTGGGCAACGTTCCGCGACGGCAAGACCGTCGAGGTCGAGACCGAGACCGGAAGCCAGATGATCCACGCCGAAACCATCGTCATCGCCACCGGCTCGGCGCCGGTCGAGCTGCCTTTTCTTCCCTTTGGCGGGCCTGTCATATCGTCCACGCAAGCGCTGGCCTTGAGCGAGGTCCCCAGGAAGCTCGCCGTGGTGGGCGGTGGCTATATCGGGCTGGAGCTCGGCATGGCCTTCGCGAAAATGGGCGCCAAGGTCACGGTGGTCGAGGCCTTGCCGCGCGTGCTGGCGCAATATGACGCCGAACTGACCCGGCCTGTCGTCAAGCGGCTCGCCGCGCTCGGGATCGAGGTGATGACAGACGCAAAGGCCAAGGGCCTGTCGACGAAGGGCGATGCCCTGCTGGTCGAGACAGCGGATCGCAAGAGTGCCAAGGTTGCCGCGGACAAGATCCTGGTGACCGTGGGACGCAAGCCGGTGACGGAAGGCTGGGGCCTCGACCAGATCGACCTCGACATGTCAGGCAAATTCATCAAGGTCGACGACCAGTGCCGCACCTCGATGCGCGGCATCTTCGCCATCGGCGACGTCACCGGCGAGCCGATGCTGGCGCACCGGGCGATGGCCCAAGGCGAAATGGTGGCCGAGATCGTCGCCGGGCACAAGCGCGGCTGGGACAAGCGCTCGATTCCCGCCGTCTGCTTCACCGATCCCGAGCTGGTGACATCAGGGCTGTCGCCCGAAGAGGCCAAGGCGCAGGGCGAGGTCAAGATCGGCCTGTTCCCGTTCGCCGCCAACGGACGGGCGATGACGAAGATGGGGGAGGATGGCTTCGTCCGCGTCGTCGCCCGCGCGGACAACCATCTGGTGCTCGGCATCCAGGCGGTCGGGCAAGGCGTGTCGGAACTGTCGGCGGCTTTCGGGCTGGCGCTGGAAATGGGCGCGCGGCTGGAGGACATCGCCGGCACGATCCACGCGCATCCGACGCAAGGCGAGGGCTTCCAGGAAGCGGCGCTGAAGGCGCTGGGCCACGCACTGCATATTTAG